Proteins encoded within one genomic window of uncultured Draconibacterium sp.:
- a CDS encoding HAMP domain-containing sensor histidine kinase codes for MDIYLKRRRGKILLLLIAVLIGVASMLYTNWLTKKMANEERNKVEIWAEAIKGINDAGINITSPELSQLQTRYLQFLNMVSEKNTTIPILILNPDGTFNTDRNITYREDRKEEVLQHELEKMKDYAAPIPIDLGDGYELKLYYRESSILRNLRLYPIIQLIVIVIFILVAYFAFLATNRAEQNQVWVGMSKETAHQLGTPISSLMAWIELLKLKDVDPNLIKELEQDTSRLERITERFSKIGSKPELLRVNLIEVLNSAVSYLKRRSSDKVKFELNYDTNGYIETPLNGALFSWVIENLCKNAIDAMGNNGTITINVKEKEKQINIDLTDTGCGISKNHQKSIFHPGFSTKKRGWGLGLSLAKRIVEIYHNGKIFIKTSELGKGTTFRIILNK; via the coding sequence TTGGACATCTATCTTAAACGACGACGGGGGAAAATTTTACTGCTTCTTATTGCTGTTCTTATCGGAGTGGCATCGATGCTGTACACCAATTGGCTCACCAAAAAGATGGCCAATGAAGAACGTAACAAAGTTGAAATTTGGGCCGAAGCCATAAAAGGAATTAATGATGCTGGAATAAATATAACCTCACCGGAACTGAGCCAATTACAAACTCGCTACCTCCAGTTTTTAAATATGGTTAGCGAAAAAAACACAACTATTCCCATCCTGATTTTAAATCCTGACGGAACTTTTAATACCGACCGAAACATTACTTATCGCGAAGACAGAAAAGAAGAGGTACTGCAACACGAGCTGGAAAAAATGAAGGATTATGCCGCCCCGATTCCAATTGATTTAGGCGACGGATACGAGCTGAAGTTGTACTACCGCGAATCGAGCATCTTGCGAAACCTGCGATTGTACCCCATTATCCAATTGATTGTTATTGTGATATTTATTCTGGTTGCCTATTTTGCGTTTCTGGCTACCAACCGCGCCGAGCAAAACCAGGTATGGGTGGGCATGTCGAAGGAAACAGCGCACCAACTCGGCACTCCTATTTCTTCGCTGATGGCATGGATCGAACTGCTAAAATTAAAAGATGTTGATCCTAATTTGATCAAAGAACTGGAACAAGATACTTCGCGGCTGGAACGAATTACCGAACGCTTTTCTAAAATCGGATCGAAACCGGAGCTGCTCCGGGTTAACCTCATCGAAGTATTAAATTCGGCCGTTTCGTACCTGAAGCGACGCTCGTCGGACAAGGTAAAATTTGAGCTGAATTACGACACCAATGGCTACATTGAAACGCCTTTAAACGGAGCTCTGTTCTCCTGGGTAATCGAGAATTTGTGCAAAAATGCCATCGATGCTATGGGCAACAACGGCACCATCACCATCAATGTAAAAGAAAAAGAAAAGCAGATAAATATCGACCTCACCGATACCGGATGTGGCATCTCTAAAAACCACCAGAAATCGATTTTCCATCCCGGTTTCTCAACCAAAAAACGAGGATGGGGATTAGGACTGTCTTTGGCCAAACGAATTGTTGAAATTTACCATAATGGTAAAATTTTCATTAAAACATCGGAGCTCGGAAAAGGTACAACGTTTAGAATAATTCTGAACAAATAA
- a CDS encoding TonB-dependent receptor encodes MKVSRKFLWNFSKLKIMLAFGLSMVLMLSASLHANAEKADGQQKKTVSGTVVDAEDNVPVIGATVSVQGTTNGTVTNIDGEFSLSVNPTDVLVFSFIGYKTQTIPVGDQTTFNVTLQQDVTDLDEVVVVGYGVQKKKLVTGATVQVDGDNLQKMNTTSALGALQTQSPGVNITQVSGQPGDGFKVTIRGLGTVGNASPLYVIDGVAGGDINSLNPSDIESVDVLKDAASAAIYGARAANGVILVTTKKGTKGKMRISYDGYYGVQYLAKMPSILNAQESIAMSNEIRFNEGRNFQDWEGLLPPDLYSSITDGSWEGTNWLEESYNEAAPTQNHAINLYGGNDQSVFSIGFSYSAQEGILGKPVQSDYERYTARINSDHVLFEKGGMDIIKIGETLNFNTNTRSGIATGNIYWNSIYDLLVATPLLPAYDNEGNFYDYYDKQDNDWNLDGNAGNPLAQMAMSSRGLNESVNYGLQTSAYLEIQPIKNLIIKSQFGYKMSASRYRSYDAIRRLSNTVNVTMDAVSQSGSSGHNITLDNTIAYSFDIDETHEFSAVIGQSIEKWGMGANISSGGSNTIFPGLFDYAWVDNSKPTELSQRSAGGSPWGEGGLASFFGRINYNFNETYLFSAVMRADGSSNFSKGNRWGYFPSVSAGWVMTNENFLETTSNWLDFFKLRASWGQNGNSSIANFQYLSTISFDESNGYYFASDKKTQTVGGYADILANPDVTWETSEQLNIGFDARFLNSRLGLTFDWYTKTTKDWLVTAPISAVWGLNPPSVNGGDVENKGIEIAFTWNDNIGDFNYNIGVNMSHNKNEVTHIANAEGIIHGNINVLAQGTSEMYRAQEGYPIGYFYGYKTDGVFQNWEQVESTDARYAGAEPGDLIFVDTNNDGEITEDDRTMIGNPHPDYIMGLNINMSYKGLDFAVNGVGAFGHQIALYDRYTTKIFDRWTGEGTSNTMPRLTSTSHTNWQNISEMYFEDGDYFKVKNITIGYDFKTILPNVPLEQMRLYFSAQNLITFTNYSGMDPEVGYGYDGGNNDGHENWSSGIDLGYYPSPRTLMVGVNLKF; translated from the coding sequence ATGAAAGTTAGCAGAAAATTCTTATGGAATTTTTCTAAGTTAAAAATCATGCTGGCTTTTGGGCTAAGTATGGTGTTAATGCTGTCGGCAAGTTTGCATGCCAACGCTGAAAAAGCAGATGGTCAGCAAAAGAAGACAGTTTCAGGAACAGTGGTTGATGCTGAGGACAATGTGCCGGTAATTGGCGCTACTGTCAGTGTTCAGGGTACAACAAATGGTACTGTAACAAACATTGATGGAGAATTTTCGCTTAGCGTTAATCCAACCGACGTGCTTGTGTTCTCGTTTATCGGTTACAAAACTCAAACTATTCCGGTAGGAGATCAAACAACTTTTAACGTTACTCTTCAACAAGATGTAACCGACCTTGACGAAGTAGTTGTTGTAGGTTATGGTGTACAAAAGAAAAAGCTTGTTACCGGTGCCACAGTTCAGGTGGATGGAGACAATCTTCAGAAAATGAACACCACCAGTGCTCTGGGTGCTTTACAAACCCAAAGTCCGGGTGTTAACATCACACAAGTTTCTGGTCAGCCAGGAGACGGGTTTAAAGTTACCATTCGTGGTTTAGGTACTGTTGGTAATGCATCTCCTCTTTATGTAATCGATGGGGTTGCAGGGGGCGACATTAACTCGTTAAACCCATCAGACATCGAGTCTGTTGATGTATTAAAAGATGCCGCTTCGGCAGCTATCTATGGTGCTCGTGCTGCAAACGGTGTAATTCTTGTTACTACTAAAAAAGGTACAAAAGGCAAAATGCGCATTAGTTACGATGGCTATTATGGTGTTCAATACTTAGCAAAAATGCCATCTATATTAAATGCACAAGAATCGATTGCAATGAGCAACGAAATTCGTTTTAATGAAGGACGTAATTTCCAAGACTGGGAAGGTTTGTTGCCTCCCGATCTGTACAGCTCCATAACTGATGGTTCATGGGAAGGAACAAACTGGCTGGAAGAATCGTACAACGAAGCAGCTCCTACTCAAAACCACGCCATTAATCTATATGGAGGTAACGATCAATCAGTATTCTCAATTGGGTTCTCATATTCAGCACAAGAAGGTATTTTAGGAAAACCAGTACAATCGGATTACGAAAGATATACTGCACGTATTAACTCCGACCATGTTTTATTTGAAAAAGGCGGAATGGACATTATTAAAATTGGAGAAACACTGAATTTTAATACCAATACAAGATCGGGAATTGCAACCGGTAATATATATTGGAACTCTATTTACGATTTATTAGTTGCTACTCCGTTATTACCAGCTTACGATAACGAAGGAAACTTTTATGACTACTATGACAAACAAGACAACGATTGGAATCTTGACGGAAACGCAGGAAACCCACTGGCTCAAATGGCAATGTCATCAAGAGGGCTAAACGAATCTGTTAATTACGGCTTGCAAACCAGCGCTTATTTAGAAATTCAACCAATTAAGAATCTGATTATCAAATCACAGTTTGGCTACAAAATGAGTGCATCGCGTTACCGTTCTTACGATGCTATTCGCCGTTTATCAAATACTGTAAATGTTACTATGGATGCAGTTAGCCAAAGTGGTAGTTCGGGGCACAATATTACATTAGACAATACCATTGCCTACTCTTTTGACATTGACGAAACACACGAATTTAGCGCAGTTATTGGTCAATCAATAGAGAAATGGGGAATGGGAGCAAACATCAGCTCTGGTGGTAGTAACACCATTTTCCCAGGACTATTTGATTATGCCTGGGTAGACAACTCAAAACCAACAGAATTATCACAACGAAGTGCCGGTGGTAGCCCTTGGGGCGAAGGAGGATTGGCTTCATTCTTTGGTAGAATAAATTATAATTTTAACGAAACTTATTTATTCTCGGCAGTTATGCGTGCCGACGGATCTTCAAACTTTTCGAAAGGAAACCGCTGGGGCTATTTCCCATCAGTATCAGCAGGTTGGGTAATGACCAACGAAAACTTTTTGGAAACTACGTCTAACTGGTTAGACTTCTTTAAACTTCGTGCAAGTTGGGGACAAAATGGTAACTCATCGATAGCTAATTTCCAATACCTTTCTACAATTTCGTTTGACGAAAGCAATGGTTATTACTTCGCTTCCGACAAAAAAACGCAAACTGTTGGTGGTTATGCCGATATTCTTGCCAACCCCGATGTTACCTGGGAAACATCTGAACAGTTAAACATTGGTTTTGATGCACGTTTCTTAAACTCTCGTTTAGGGCTTACTTTCGACTGGTATACCAAAACTACAAAAGACTGGTTAGTAACCGCTCCTATTTCTGCTGTTTGGGGTTTAAATCCACCATCAGTAAACGGAGGAGATGTTGAAAATAAAGGTATTGAAATTGCATTTACATGGAACGACAACATTGGCGATTTTAATTACAACATTGGTGTTAACATGTCGCACAACAAAAACGAAGTTACCCATATTGCAAATGCCGAAGGTATTATCCATGGTAATATAAACGTACTTGCTCAAGGAACCAGCGAAATGTACCGTGCCCAGGAAGGTTATCCTATCGGATATTTTTATGGATACAAAACTGACGGAGTATTCCAAAACTGGGAACAAGTAGAGAGCACTGACGCAAGATATGCCGGAGCAGAACCTGGTGATCTAATTTTTGTGGACACAAACAACGATGGAGAGATCACTGAAGACGACAGGACAATGATTGGTAATCCACACCCCGATTATATTATGGGATTAAACATCAACATGTCGTACAAAGGACTTGATTTTGCAGTTAACGGGGTTGGTGCTTTCGGCCACCAAATTGCTTTATACGATCGTTATACAACAAAAATTTTCGACAGATGGACAGGAGAAGGTACCTCTAATACCATGCCTCGCTTAACATCAACAAGCCATACTAACTGGCAAAATATCTCGGAAATGTATTTTGAAGACGGCGACTATTTTAAAGTTAAAAACATTACGATAGGATACGATTTTAAAACTATCTTACCGAATGTTCCTTTAGAACAAATGAGATTATATTTCTCGGCTCAAAACCTAATTACCTTTACTAATTATTCAGGTATGGATCCTGAAGTTGGTTATGGTTACGATGGAGGAAATAATGACGGACACGAAAACTGGTCATCAGGAATTGATCTGGGATATTATCCAAGTCCTAGAACATTAATGGTTGGTGTAAATCTTAAATTTTAG